A window of Scophthalmus maximus strain ysfricsl-2021 chromosome 10, ASM2237912v1, whole genome shotgun sequence contains these coding sequences:
- the LOC118283354 gene encoding eukaryotic translation initiation factor 3 subunit L, translating into MSYHHEEEEVKYDPYDYDLHTGDPKADLAYERQYEQQTYHVIPEVIKNFLQYFHKTTSDLIDQKVYELQSNRVSSESIEQKIYEIQDVYENSWNKLTERFFKTSPWPEAEAIASLVGNDAVFLILYKELYYRHIYAKVSGGPTLDQRFESYYNYCNLFNYILNADGPAPLELPNQWLWDIIDEFIYQFQSFSQYRCKTAKKSEEEIEFLRNNPKIWNVHSVLNVLHSLVDKSNINGQLEVYTSGGDPESVAGEYGRHSLYKMLGYFSLVGLLRLHSLLGDYYQAIKVLENIELNKKSMYSRVPECQITTYYYVGFAYLMMRRYQDAIRVFANILLYIQRTRNMFQRSTYKYEMINKQNEQMHGLLAIALTMYPMRIDESIHTQLREKYGDKMLRMQKGDLQVFEEQFSFACPKFLSPVVPNYDNVHPNYHKEPFQQQLKVFAEEVQQQAQLSTIRSFLKLYTTMPVAKLAGFLDMTEQEFRIQLLVFKHKMKNLVWTSGISALDGEFQSASEVDFYIDKDMIHIADTKVARRYGDFFIRQIHKFEELNKTLKKMPSTTSTTAASASATARAV; encoded by the exons ATGTCGTACCAccacgaagaggaggaagtgaag TACGACCCGTACGACTACGACCTGCACACCG GTGACCCGAAAGCGGACCTGGCCTACGAGCGGCAGTATGAGCAGCAGACCTACCACGTCATCCCCGAGGTGATCAAGAACTTCCTGCAGTACTTCCACAAAACCACCTCGGACCTGATCGACCAGAAGGTTTACGAGCTGCAGTCCAACCGCGTCTCCAGCGAGAGCATCGAGCAGAAGATCTATGAGATCCAGGATGTCTATGAGAACAG CTGGAACAAGTTGACTGAACGTTTCTTTAAGACGTCTCCCTGGCCAGAGGCTGAGGCCATTGCATCGCTCGTTGGCAACG ATGCCGTGTTCCTCATCCTTTACAAGGAGCTGTACTACAGACACATCTATGCTAAAGTCAGC GGCGGGCCAACTTTGGACCAGAGGTTCGAGTCGTACTACAATTACTGCAACCTCTTCAACTACATTCTCA ACGCTGATGGCCCTGCCCCCCTGGAGCTGCCAAACCAGTGGCTCTGGGATATCATCGACGAGTTCATCTACCAG TTCCAGTCTTTCAGTCAGTACCGCTGCAAGACGGCCAAGAAGTCCGAGGAGGAGATCGAATTCCTCAGGAACAACCCAAAGATCTGGAATGTCCACAGCGTCCTCAACGTCCTCCACTCACTGGTGGACAAAAGCAACATTAACGGCCAGCTCGAGGTGTACACCAGCGGAG GAGACCCAGAGAGTGTGGCTGGGGAATATGGGCGTCACTCTCTGTACAAGATGTTGGGTTACTTCAGCTTGGTGGGGCTCCTGAGGCTTCACTCTCTGCTTGGCGATTATTACCAGGCCATCAAAGTCCTGGAGAACATTGAGCTCAACAAGAAG AGCATGTACTCCCGTGTGCCCGAGTGCCAGATCACCACCTATTACTACGTGGGATTTGCTTACCTGATGATGAGGCGCTACCAGGATGCCATCCGAGTCTTTGCCAACATCCTGCTCTACATCCAGAGGACGAGAAACATGTTCCAGAGGTCAACATACAAATATGAGATG attaacaaacaaaatgagCAGATGCATGGTCTGCTGGCTATCGCTCTCACCATGTATCCGATGCGCATTGACGAGAGCATCCACACCCAGCTGAGGGAAAAGTACGGAGACAAGATGCTGCGAATGCAGAAAGG AGACCTGCAGGTGTTTGAAGAGCAGTTCAGTTTCGCCTGTCCGAAGTTCCTGTCACCCGTAGTGCCAAACTACGACAATGTCCACCCCAACTACCACAAAGAACCTTTCCAGCAGCAGTTGAAGGTCTTTGCCgaggaggtgcagcagcaggcccAGCTCTCCACCATACGCAG CTTCCTGAAGCTCTACACCACCATGCCAGTGGCCAAGCTGGCAGGTTTCCTGGACATGACGGAGCAGGAGTTCCGTATTCAGCTTCTCgtcttcaaacacaaaatgaagaaCCTGGTGTGGACCAGCGGCATCTCGGCTCTGGACGGAGAGTTCCAGTCTGCTTCCGAGGTCGACTTCTACATTGACAAG GACATGATCCACATTGCTGACACTAAAGTTGCTCGTCGGTACGGAGACTTTTTCATCAGACAGATCCACAAGTTTGAGGAG CTGAACAAGACACTGAAGAAAATGCCTAGTACCACTAGTACCACTGCGGCATCAGCGAGTGCCACGGCCCGAGCAGTCTGA